A window of Suncus etruscus isolate mSunEtr1 chromosome 4, mSunEtr1.pri.cur, whole genome shotgun sequence contains these coding sequences:
- the LOC126006074 gene encoding LOW QUALITY PROTEIN: lysosomal-associated transmembrane protein 4B-like (The sequence of the model RefSeq protein was modified relative to this genomic sequence to represent the inferred CDS: inserted 1 base in 1 codon), giving the protein MKMAAAWTRFCSNSCCLCCHVRPSPILLGSWYLIINAVVLLILLSALADPXQYRFSDSELGLDFEFMDDANMCTAIAISVLMILISTMVTYKAYKQHASWIIPFFCYQIFDFALNTLVAVTVLVYPNFIQEYLRQLPPNFPYKDDIMPVNPACLVFIILLLSSSILTFKVYLISCVWNCYRFINGRNNSDVLVYVSSNDRTVLLPPYEDASISGAAKDPPLPNYLSA; this is encoded by the exons ATGAAAATGGCAGCTGCCTGGACACGCTTCTGCTCCAACAGCTGCTGCCTCTGCTGCCATGTCCGCCCCAGCCCCATTCTGCTGGGCTCCTGGTACCTGATCATCAATGCAGTGGTTCTGCTGATCCTGCTGAGTGCCCTGGCCGACC AGCAGTATCGCTTTTCAGATTCCGAACTTGGACTGGACTTCGAGTTCATGGATGATGCCAACATGTGCACTGCAATCGCCATTTCTGTCCTCATGATCCTGATCAGCACCATGGTCACATATAAAGCATACAAGCAACACGCTTCCTGGATCATCCCATTCTTCTGTTACCAGATCTTTGATTTTGCCCTGAATACCCTGGTTGCAGTCACAGTGCTGGTGTACCCCAACTTCATTCAGGAGTACCTACGGCAGCTGCCTCCCAACTTTCCCTACAAAGATGATATCATGCCAGTGAATCCAGCCTGCTTGGTCTTTATTATTCTCCTGCTTAGCAGCAGCATCTTGACTTTTAAGGTTTACCTCATCAGCTGTGTCTGGAACTGTTACCGGTTCATCAATGGGAGGAACAACTCCGACGTCCTGGTGTATGTGAGCAGCAATGACAGGACGGTGCTGCTGCCCCCCTACGAAGACGCTAGCATCAGTGGTGCTGCCAAGGACCCGCCACTGCCGAACTACCTCTCTGCCTGA